The Halomonas sp. 7T genome contains a region encoding:
- a CDS encoding ATP-binding protein, with product MSINSSMVSTPRLLRYPRRFKVVAMITVLLFAGALVVAALAAWRQDQLTQSLREDTAWVVYKLDRDAVQLLNHLLAATRGPISPAEQDALNLRFELLYSRITLLNEGEVNALLQNVSMANELLDQIQQQLDTLDPMLAPHDSLAQLPITLLETELQVLTRLTERFVIAINGYLAESATEERALLSTLYNVLMTLLIGMSLAVLLVIGFLVREMRESATARREQEQLSRQLEVTAQQAQAANHAKSDFLAMVSHEIRTPLNGVIGMSELLREPVSAAQVEDYARTIHDSANQLLAMINEILDFSKIEAGHLTLETSPMAVKPLVDSVMALFEPRAQAKGLQLVLHIDPLVPAWVMMDAGRLRQILLNLIANAIKFTDHGQVTLRLYATVNELSFEVSDTGCGLSQEQQTLLFEPFQQADESVARRFGGTGLGLAICKRLCNAMQGHLRVVSAPGQGSTFYCDLPLIEAPPQSSPLPSEPTRDFIGTSLLLVEDNAVNRKVATGLLSRLGCDVVCAENGQDALEMVQAQQVHLIFMDVQLPDMDGLTVTRMLRETGGWLASVPIVAMTAGGAEDDRNRCLAAGMDDYIIKPLSLLSLSNVLSLQLFPSSQQLPTLEAYAKPNDGQALLNSTTLQTLLSSLGQASVAQLVVLYHQQVDDYTAQLGAYLTGPGELSSAEAKQVERLAHQLKGESLSVGAEQLAWRAQGLELLMTQAQRSHGQTEEAFGALRQSVARTHGALEAWYRDNLPNA from the coding sequence ATGTCCATTAACAGCTCTATGGTGAGTACGCCACGCCTGTTGCGTTATCCACGACGTTTTAAAGTCGTGGCGATGATTACCGTGCTGCTGTTTGCCGGGGCGTTGGTCGTTGCGGCGCTGGCAGCTTGGCGGCAAGACCAACTAACGCAAAGCCTGCGAGAAGATACCGCCTGGGTTGTCTATAAGCTGGATCGCGATGCGGTTCAGCTGCTTAATCATTTACTGGCGGCAACCCGTGGACCTATCTCGCCAGCTGAACAGGATGCGCTCAACTTACGCTTTGAACTGCTCTATAGCCGCATTACGTTGCTAAATGAGGGTGAGGTGAACGCCCTATTGCAAAATGTCAGTATGGCAAACGAGCTGCTTGACCAAATCCAGCAGCAGCTAGACACGCTGGACCCCATGCTTGCCCCCCACGACTCTCTCGCCCAGTTGCCCATCACCCTTTTAGAAACAGAGTTGCAGGTGCTCACTCGGCTTACCGAGCGCTTTGTGATCGCGATCAATGGTTATTTGGCCGAATCCGCAACGGAAGAGCGTGCGCTGCTCAGTACGTTATATAACGTATTGATGACACTGCTGATAGGAATGAGCTTGGCCGTTCTGCTCGTCATTGGTTTTCTAGTGCGTGAAATGCGAGAAAGCGCTACCGCGCGGCGTGAACAGGAGCAGCTAAGTCGCCAGTTAGAGGTCACCGCTCAGCAGGCGCAAGCCGCCAACCACGCGAAGTCTGATTTTTTGGCGATGGTCAGTCATGAAATTCGCACGCCGCTAAACGGCGTTATTGGCATGAGCGAGCTGCTGCGCGAGCCGGTCAGTGCTGCTCAGGTAGAAGACTACGCACGCACTATCCACGACAGCGCCAACCAGCTGTTGGCGATGATTAACGAAATACTCGATTTTTCTAAAATCGAAGCGGGCCACTTAACGCTGGAAACGTCACCCATGGCGGTAAAACCGCTGGTGGATAGCGTGATGGCGCTCTTTGAACCTCGAGCCCAAGCAAAGGGGCTTCAGCTAGTGCTGCACATTGACCCCTTAGTACCGGCCTGGGTCATGATGGATGCAGGTAGGCTGAGGCAGATTTTGCTGAACCTGATTGCCAATGCGATCAAGTTTACCGACCATGGCCAGGTCACGCTTCGGCTCTATGCCACTGTGAACGAGCTCTCTTTTGAAGTGAGCGATACCGGCTGCGGGTTAAGCCAAGAGCAGCAGACGCTTCTATTTGAGCCTTTTCAGCAGGCAGATGAAAGCGTCGCTCGGCGTTTTGGTGGAACCGGCTTGGGGTTGGCAATTTGCAAGCGCCTGTGTAACGCCATGCAAGGGCATCTGCGGGTCGTCAGTGCGCCGGGCCAGGGTAGTACGTTCTATTGTGATCTGCCCTTGATTGAGGCGCCCCCCCAAAGTTCCCCGCTGCCTTCTGAACCCACGCGGGACTTTATCGGTACGTCGCTACTGCTAGTTGAAGATAATGCGGTTAACCGAAAAGTGGCCACGGGCCTCCTCTCACGTTTGGGATGTGATGTGGTGTGTGCCGAAAATGGCCAAGACGCGCTGGAGATGGTGCAGGCTCAGCAAGTACATCTTATTTTTATGGATGTTCAGTTGCCGGATATGGATGGCCTGACAGTGACGCGAATGCTGCGAGAGACAGGCGGCTGGCTGGCGAGTGTCCCCATTGTCGCGATGACGGCAGGCGGTGCTGAAGATGATCGAAACCGCTGTCTGGCAGCGGGAATGGATGATTACATCATCAAGCCGCTGTCGCTTCTGTCATTAAGCAACGTTTTATCCCTGCAGCTTTTTCCATCATCGCAGCAGCTGCCCACTTTAGAGGCGTACGCAAAGCCAAATGATGGGCAGGCCCTGCTTAACAGCACCACACTTCAAACGCTGTTGAGTTCTTTAGGGCAGGCGAGCGTTGCTCAGTTGGTCGTGCTCTATCATCAGCAAGTAGATGACTACACGGCACAGCTTGGCGCGTACCTCACCGGGCCTGGCGAACTTTCGAGTGCCGAGGCTAAGCAGGTGGAGCGCTTGGCACACCAGCTGAAAGGCGAATCGCTAAGCGTGGGCGCAGAACAGCTGGCGTGGCGGGCGCAGGGGCTAGAGCTATTGATGACGCAGGCGCAGCGCTCTCACGGCCAAACTGAAGAAGCTTTTGGTGCGTTACGACAAAGTGTTGCGCGTACTCATGGCGCATTGGAGGCGTGGTACCGTGACAACCTCCCTAACGCCTAA
- a CDS encoding oxidoreductase, which translates to MLAFSIPQAGQAETQAALASPDGPVILQVKGNIARTNTADSHNREAHFDREMLQSLSQHTFKTSTPWTEGTSHYSGPLMRTLLEHLDAEGESVHVLALNGYEATIPVSDFYDYDVILTLERDQKAIPIREYGPLWVLYPFDQNEELLSEKIRFRAVWQVMHINVH; encoded by the coding sequence ATGCTGGCGTTCAGCATTCCTCAAGCGGGGCAAGCTGAAACGCAGGCGGCATTGGCGTCGCCGGATGGGCCTGTGATTCTGCAAGTGAAAGGTAATATTGCACGCACGAATACGGCTGATAGCCATAATCGAGAAGCGCATTTTGATAGAGAAATGCTGCAGTCATTATCACAACATACTTTTAAAACGAGCACCCCATGGACTGAAGGCACTAGCCACTATAGCGGGCCGCTAATGCGTACCTTGCTAGAGCACCTGGATGCCGAGGGTGAAAGCGTGCATGTGCTGGCGCTTAACGGTTACGAAGCCACCATTCCCGTTAGCGATTTTTATGATTATGACGTGATTTTGACACTCGAACGCGATCAAAAGGCTATCCCTATCCGCGAGTACGGCCCGTTATGGGTGTTGTATCCTTTTGATCAGAATGAGGAGCTGTTAAGCGAGAAAATACGTTTCAGGGCTGTTTGGCAGGTTATGCATATTAATGTCCATTAA
- a CDS encoding LuxR C-terminal-related transcriptional regulator — MYSLLVADDHPLFRDALLAVVSAGLADTQLLEADSLAAALQCVENNDGLDLLLLDLSLPDTEGLEGLKILRDTCPWLPVAIVSALQERQLVLDAIALGAVGYIPKSTPREQLLAAITQILQGQLYLPADIMRRPPPRNLPSATVESADHPQNRLPRLTDKQLDVLSCMSQGMSNKQIARELTIAETTVKTHVSAILRKLGASSRVHAIVIAGEEDLSGYTAKRAALSKD; from the coding sequence ATGTACTCGCTGTTAGTGGCAGATGATCATCCACTGTTCCGCGATGCGTTACTTGCAGTGGTAAGCGCTGGTTTAGCCGACACCCAACTCCTGGAAGCCGACAGCTTGGCAGCAGCGCTCCAGTGCGTTGAAAATAACGACGGGCTGGATCTGTTACTGCTCGATTTAAGCCTGCCCGATACGGAAGGCTTGGAGGGGTTAAAAATCCTGCGCGATACCTGCCCGTGGCTGCCCGTTGCGATTGTGTCTGCGCTTCAAGAGCGTCAGCTGGTGCTGGACGCCATTGCACTGGGCGCGGTGGGCTATATTCCCAAATCAACGCCAAGGGAGCAGCTCTTGGCAGCGATCACGCAGATACTCCAGGGCCAGCTCTACTTACCCGCCGATATTATGCGCCGCCCGCCTCCGCGTAACCTTCCCTCCGCCACGGTGGAAAGCGCAGACCACCCACAAAACCGCCTGCCTCGGCTCACCGACAAGCAGCTGGATGTATTGAGCTGTATGAGCCAAGGCATGTCGAACAAGCAGATTGCCCGCGAGCTGACAATTGCTGAAACTACGGTGAAGACCCACGTCTCGGCTATTTTGCGAAAATTGGGGGCCAGCAGCCGAGTACACGCGATTGTGATTGCCGGGGAAGAGGACTTAAGCGGCTATACCGCTAAACGCGCAGCATTATCGAAGGATTAG
- a CDS encoding hybrid sensor histidine kinase/response regulator: MALFQLATSSDETADNATLREENRRLRKVCHALMERVESGGSPNGAPYAAFERSVLLAEQVRERTDALHRTLDELSQVNARLLAANAEAEAANLSKTKFLAAVSHDLLQPLNAARLFASALETHALPDASQALVGHIGRSLKDVEGLLGTLVDISRLDAGVLHADKAPFAVSTLLDALAEEYRQVAAVRGLALHYVPSRAWVDSDLALLARVVRNFLSNAVRYTEQGHLLLGCRRRPEGVEIMVGDTGPGIPEPQREAIFLEFRRASQPQAHHSRGLGLGLAIVDRISTMIDHPVTLASRLGQGSLFSILVPYAAPGGSAETAPRSRLDTPWNDDPLQGCVVWVIDDDPAIIEGMQALLGSWGCRVRAAATVSALEAASDGERPAALLVDYHLGEHRENGIDLAARLRRRYPGLATVVITANHEAAVKRATRQAGMHCLLKPLKPLRLKMLLGTLLESG; this comes from the coding sequence TTGGCGCTCTTCCAGCTAGCGACAAGCAGTGATGAAACGGCGGATAACGCGACGCTACGCGAAGAAAATCGCCGCCTGCGTAAAGTCTGCCATGCGCTGATGGAGCGGGTCGAGTCGGGAGGCAGCCCCAACGGTGCCCCCTACGCGGCGTTTGAGCGCTCAGTGTTGCTGGCTGAACAGGTGCGTGAGCGTACCGATGCGCTGCACCGCACGCTCGATGAACTCAGCCAGGTGAATGCACGACTATTAGCCGCGAATGCCGAAGCGGAAGCGGCTAATCTTTCTAAAACGAAATTTTTGGCCGCGGTTAGCCACGACTTACTACAGCCCCTAAACGCCGCCCGGTTGTTTGCCAGTGCTCTGGAAACCCATGCGCTGCCTGATGCCTCTCAAGCGCTGGTGGGGCATATAGGGCGCTCGCTGAAAGATGTTGAAGGCTTGCTGGGCACGCTAGTGGACATTTCCCGCCTGGATGCCGGGGTACTGCATGCTGATAAAGCGCCGTTTGCCGTGAGTACGCTGCTGGATGCACTGGCTGAAGAGTACCGGCAGGTGGCGGCCGTTCGGGGCCTGGCGCTGCACTATGTTCCTTCACGTGCATGGGTCGACTCTGATCTGGCCCTACTCGCGAGGGTGGTGCGTAACTTTCTCAGTAACGCAGTGCGCTACACCGAGCAGGGGCATCTGCTGTTAGGCTGCCGCCGCCGTCCCGAGGGGGTGGAGATCATGGTAGGAGATACTGGTCCGGGTATTCCAGAACCGCAGCGCGAAGCAATTTTTTTAGAGTTCCGTCGCGCTAGTCAGCCGCAGGCCCATCATAGTCGAGGCCTGGGCTTAGGCCTGGCGATTGTCGACCGCATTAGCACCATGATAGACCACCCCGTCACGCTGGCGTCACGGCTAGGCCAAGGCTCGCTGTTCTCGATCTTAGTCCCTTACGCAGCGCCCGGCGGCAGCGCAGAAACAGCGCCCCGTTCGCGACTGGATACTCCATGGAACGATGATCCGTTGCAAGGCTGTGTGGTGTGGGTGATCGACGATGACCCGGCTATTATTGAAGGTATGCAGGCGTTGTTAGGCAGTTGGGGATGTCGAGTGCGTGCAGCGGCCACGGTGAGTGCACTGGAGGCTGCCAGCGACGGAGAGCGCCCGGCAGCGCTGCTAGTGGATTACCACTTAGGCGAGCATCGAGAAAACGGTATTGATTTAGCCGCCCGATTGCGCCGCCGCTATCCTGGCTTGGCCACGGTAGTCATTACGGCTAACCATGAAGCGGCTGTTAAACGCGCCACACGGCAAGCGGGCATGCACTGCTTGTTAAAGCCACTGAAACCGCTGCGTCTAAAAATGTTGCTAGGTACGCTGCTCGAAAGCGGCTAA
- the nosP gene encoding nitric oxide-sensing protein NosP has product MTTSLTPNGLRSAASRHPEPTKAAMELSQALCHAQLGFVLFFCSAEYPLDTLADALSDAFGDVPLSGCTTAGEMTPEGYDRGSIVAIGFDRRVFAVETELVDDLEHFDLTRAQSLVDGLLERCRHQALAPINEHSFALTLLDGLSSREEQVLATLDAALGRIPSFGGSAGDDNHLTHTHVYANGRFHTRAAVVVMLNTRLPFEVFSSHHLVPLAHKLVVTVADREQRRVLELNGLPAAEVYAALVGCRVDELTPHVFAQHPLAVHLGEQHYIRSIQRVNDDGSLSFYCAVETGIVLTAMQPAPLLEDLEAMLLSVRERLGDTATIIGCDCFLRRMALESLQQLDQASSLLRQARVVGFNTYGEQHHGMHVNQTFTGVAFGALPASDKQ; this is encoded by the coding sequence GTGACAACCTCCCTAACGCCTAATGGGCTGCGCTCCGCCGCCAGTCGTCACCCTGAACCCACCAAGGCGGCCATGGAACTGTCCCAGGCGCTATGTCATGCGCAGCTTGGGTTTGTATTGTTTTTCTGCAGCGCCGAGTACCCGTTAGACACCCTCGCTGACGCCCTTAGCGACGCGTTTGGTGATGTGCCACTGAGTGGCTGTACGACGGCTGGGGAGATGACGCCTGAGGGGTATGATCGGGGGTCTATTGTCGCTATTGGGTTTGATCGTCGGGTTTTCGCGGTTGAAACCGAGCTGGTTGATGACCTGGAACACTTTGATCTTACCCGTGCGCAGTCGTTGGTGGACGGCCTACTAGAGCGCTGTCGTCATCAGGCGTTGGCGCCTATTAATGAGCACAGCTTTGCGCTCACGCTGTTAGACGGATTGTCCAGCCGTGAAGAGCAGGTGTTGGCAACGCTGGACGCTGCGCTGGGACGTATACCCAGTTTTGGCGGTTCAGCGGGGGATGATAACCACCTAACGCACACCCATGTGTATGCCAATGGACGCTTCCATACCCGTGCTGCAGTGGTGGTCATGCTGAATACTCGGCTGCCGTTTGAGGTATTTTCAAGTCATCACCTAGTGCCACTGGCTCATAAGCTAGTGGTTACGGTAGCGGACCGCGAGCAGCGGCGAGTACTAGAGCTTAACGGGCTGCCTGCCGCCGAGGTATATGCGGCTTTGGTGGGCTGCCGGGTGGATGAATTGACCCCCCACGTTTTTGCCCAGCACCCTCTTGCGGTGCATCTAGGCGAGCAGCACTACATTCGCTCTATTCAGCGAGTCAACGACGATGGCAGCCTCAGCTTTTACTGCGCGGTGGAGACCGGTATTGTGCTGACCGCCATGCAGCCAGCGCCGCTGTTAGAAGATCTAGAAGCGATGCTGCTCAGCGTGCGCGAGCGCTTAGGCGATACCGCAACGATTATCGGCTGCGACTGTTTTCTGCGCCGCATGGCGCTGGAGTCCCTACAGCAGTTGGATCAGGCATCATCGCTGCTACGCCAGGCGCGCGTCGTGGGATTTAATACCTACGGCGAACAGCACCACGGTATGCATGTGAACCAAACTTTTACGGGGGTGGCGTTTGGCGCTCTTCCAGCTAGCGACAAGCAGTGA
- a CDS encoding universal stress protein — MYQKILLPVDLNEEASWKKALPTAITLCETFGASLHIVTVLPEFKMPMVGAYFPKDFSKKAHDAIKEAQHEFIQKNIPESIQTQSVIVDGSPWEAIIKAGKKLDVDLIVMASHNKRKFVDYVLGPNAEHVVHHAKISVMIVR, encoded by the coding sequence ATGTACCAAAAGATTCTGTTGCCGGTGGATCTAAACGAAGAGGCGTCATGGAAGAAGGCGCTACCCACGGCAATTACGCTATGTGAAACCTTTGGGGCTTCGCTGCATATTGTGACAGTGCTGCCGGAATTTAAAATGCCCATGGTGGGCGCTTATTTTCCGAAAGATTTTTCCAAAAAGGCGCACGACGCTATTAAAGAAGCGCAGCATGAGTTCATCCAAAAGAACATACCTGAAAGTATCCAAACTCAGAGTGTGATTGTGGATGGCTCACCCTGGGAAGCCATTATTAAGGCCGGCAAAAAGCTGGATGTCGACCTGATTGTCATGGCTTCCCACAATAAGCGGAAATTTGTCGATTACGTACTGGGGCCTAATGCCGAACACGTGGTTCACCACGCGAAAATATCGGTAATGATTGTACGGTAG
- a CDS encoding DUF2189 domain-containing protein — MNATTTKTQDHAHMPTTKETPSVKITINKVGMDRPRAWLTSGLEDFRRATAVSLSYGMFWVGLSIAITLGAFTLGYWYWLLPMIAGFMFVGPLVAVGSYGISQALEQGRAPNLGDAFGSWKPHAGQLAMMGVMMMIFFLAWIRLATLLFALFFGFEVPSPATLYTALLTTPEGIGMLAVGTAAGAILAFGAFAISVVAIPTLMDQDLTFMEGIEASVRCVARNFRPMLLWAAILTGCVLVGVMTFYIGLALILPVLGHASWHAYEELVRFETIEEIKT; from the coding sequence ATGAATGCGACCACTACAAAAACACAAGACCACGCACATATGCCAACAACTAAAGAGACACCCTCAGTTAAAATCACTATCAATAAAGTGGGAATGGATCGTCCGCGTGCCTGGTTAACGTCTGGCCTTGAAGACTTCCGGCGTGCCACCGCCGTTAGTTTGTCCTACGGCATGTTTTGGGTGGGCTTGAGTATTGCTATTACGTTAGGGGCATTTACTCTGGGATACTGGTATTGGCTATTGCCGATGATTGCAGGTTTTATGTTTGTAGGCCCTTTGGTCGCGGTGGGTTCTTATGGCATTAGCCAAGCGCTAGAGCAGGGTAGAGCGCCTAATTTGGGTGATGCATTTGGTAGTTGGAAACCCCACGCTGGGCAGTTAGCGATGATGGGCGTCATGATGATGATCTTCTTTCTTGCCTGGATTCGCCTAGCCACGCTGCTGTTCGCGCTGTTTTTTGGCTTTGAAGTGCCAAGTCCCGCAACGCTTTACACCGCGCTACTCACAACCCCAGAAGGAATCGGCATGTTGGCTGTTGGCACAGCGGCGGGCGCTATTCTCGCCTTTGGTGCCTTTGCCATTAGCGTAGTGGCTATTCCTACCTTAATGGATCAAGACCTGACGTTTATGGAAGGCATAGAAGCGAGTGTACGCTGCGTTGCGCGTAACTTTCGCCCGATGCTGCTTTGGGCCGCCATCCTCACAGGGTGCGTGTTGGTGGGGGTAATGACCTTTTACATCGGTTTAGCACTTATATTGCCAGTGTTGGGTCATGCAAGCTGGCACGCTTATGAGGAACTCGTGCGCTTTGAGACTATTGAGGAGATAAAAACCTAA